A stretch of Lactuca sativa cultivar Salinas chromosome 6, Lsat_Salinas_v11, whole genome shotgun sequence DNA encodes these proteins:
- the LOC111896636 gene encoding uncharacterized protein LOC111896636 encodes MSTKKSSPKEQGKNKKGRLSEKSVSFHGRVPEDMVGKLIRPRTVPNLITGRGAITTEAITPPKLTKLLLNVTVQRSLGPVQVLISPESTVGDLIAAALRQYSKEGRRVIFPSLDPSGFDLHYSQFSLESLSRDEKLNELGSRNFFLCPKQPATTAGSSGGHGEVGVSYVGMTTTSPPSSSTCSTEAEKVTKGGAVWLRFMEFML; translated from the exons ATGTCAACGAAGAAGAGCAGCCCGAAGGAACAGGGGAAGAACAAGAAGGGGAGATTATCTGAGAAATCGGTGTCGTTTCACGGCCGTGTTCCTGAAGATATGGTTGGGAAGTTGATTAGGCCAAGGACAGTGCCAAATTTGATCACCGGTAGAGGTGCGATTACGACGGAGGCGATTACGCCTCCGAAGCTGACGAAGTTGTTGCTTAACGTCACGGTTCAGAGAAGTTTAGGTCCCGTGCAGGTGTTGATATCTCCGGAATCGACCGTCGGTGACCTTATCGCTGCCGCTCTCCGCCAGTACTCCAAGGAAGGCCGGCGAGTGATATTTCCGTCTCTAGATCCTTCCGGATTTGATCTTCATTACTCGCAATTTAGTCTAGAAA GTTTATCTAGAGACGAGAAGTTAAACGAGTTAGGTTCACGGAATTTCTTCCTTTGTCCTAAGCAACCGGCTACCACTGCCGGAAGTAGCGGTGGTCATGGTGAAGTCGGAGTCAGTTACGTTGGGATGACTACTACATCACCGCCATCATCGTCCACCTGCTCGACGGAAGCAGAGAAAGTGACGAAAGGCGGAGCAGTCTGGCTCAGGTTCATGGAATTCATGCTGTAA
- the LOC111896616 gene encoding uncharacterized protein LOC111896616, whose translation MNRLDPTHPYNDDNDEDGLYVSMMYRYYTDNLLQLDPAPLLTRRVVLNRDREEGHRRLVNDYFSENCVYQPNDFKRRFRLRKNVFERIANATEARYEFFQMRYNAKGKRGFTGLQKCVAAIKLMAMGESPDSIDDYMRMSERNARESLYLLARSVVETFGDQYLRKPSLHDMQQLYAAHEERHCFLGKALDAPFTVNENKYKFGYYLTDEIYPQYSMFVKAFRHPIDPRDKYFKRRQEGAHKGRNIAMYLPTEPRHVQFKLGTSEYLHIVVDIQDQRKYKQLREDLMDYIFVGHENEDE comes from the exons atgAATCGTCTTGATCCGACTCATCCGTACAACGATGATAACGACGAAGACGGTTTGTACGTGAGTATGATGTACCGGTATTATACAGACAACCTACTACAGCTAGATCCAGCTCCACTACTCACGCGACGTGTAGTGTTAAATAGAGATCGTGAGGAAGGGCATAGACGACTAGTTAATGATTACTTTTCCGAAAATTGTGTCTACCAGCCAAACGATTTCAAAAGAAGATTCCGTTTGCGAAAAAATGTCTTTGAAAGGATAGCCAACGCTACGGAAGCAAG gtATGAATTTTTCCAAATGAGATATAATGCTAAAGGCAAACGAGGCTTCACAGGGTTGCAAAAATGTGTTGCTGCAATAAAACTTATGGCAATGGGGGAGTCGCCCGATTCTATTGACGATTATATGAGAATGTCTGAGAGGAACGCACGAGAAAGTTTGTATTTATTGGCAAGAAGTGTTGTTGAAACCTTTGGTGACCAATACTTGCGCAAACCTTCGTTGCATGATATGCAACAACTATATGCAGCGCATGAAGAAAGACATTGTTTTCTGG GAAAAGCCCTGGATGCTCCATTCACAGTGAATGAAAACAAATATAAGTTTGGGTATTACCTTACAGACGAAATATATCCACAATATTCCATGTTTGTAAAGGCGTTTCGACACCCAATAGATCCAAGGGACAAATATTTCAAGAGACGACAAGAAGGAGCAC ATAAAGGACGCAATATTGCAATGTATTTGCCTACGGAGCCAAGACATGTGCAATTTAAACTAGGGACATCAGAATATTTACATATAGTGGTTGATATTCAAGATCAGCGAAAATACAAGCAACTCCGTGAAGACTTGATGGATTACATCTTTGTTGGTCACGAAAACGAAGATGAATAG